GCGAAGCCTTGAATTCTCTGCTCCTGGAGGTGACTATCGGGCAGCATATGTTGTTGATGGAGGAGACTGTCTGATTTTTCTTGTTGGAAGTCACGAGAATTTTTATAAAGAAGCAGAGCGAAGATACAGATCTTCTGTATCTCTCTTAAAAAAGAGGGACAGGCTGTGAAAACCACGATGTTAGGGATATCGTGGTTTTCTTACTGACGAACGATAAAATTTCTAAAATTGCAACCCTGAAAAACCGTCAAAAAACGAGTTGAGAGCTGATTAGCTCTTTTTTATTATGAATGGTTTGAAGAGATGTTTCACAAAGAACAATCTTCGTTTTTCGTAGAATTGCTTCATTTTTCATGGTTATGGATTATTTTTACAGTCCGATAGCCTTTATTATGTAAAGATCGTTTTGAATGAATGGTATATGATTTTTTATACATGCAATTGCGGCACCTGGGCAACCTGTATATACCTGTATTGATTAAGGATGGATATCTATTGATTAAGGATGGATATCTATTGATTAAGGATGGA
This region of Sulfoacidibacillus ferrooxidans genomic DNA includes:
- a CDS encoding type II toxin-antitoxin system RelE family toxin → MKFTKQAEKDFLRLDNVVKKHAAKAFMKLQADFNAGHTLSGSLGGVRSLEFSAPGGDYRAAYVVDGGDCLIFLVGSHENFYKEAERRYRSSVSLLKKRDRL